The DNA region GCGGATCGCCGCGCTGACGTTCGACGACGGGCTCGCGCGCACGTTCGAGAACGCGGAGCCGTACCTCCGCGCCGAGGGCATCCCCGCGACGTTCTTCGTGTCGACCGCGCACGTGGAGACCCGGGACCTCCTCTGGTTCCCGGCGCTCGACGCCCTTTGCTTCGAGGGGGAATACGCCTCGGTCGATGCGGGAGGGGATGTCCTTCCCCTCGGGACGCTCGAGGAGAAGCGCCGCGCGCGGCGGCGGCTCGGAACGCTCGCGCGGGAGAGCGGGGATCCCGCGGCGTTCTCCGCGGCGCTGCTGGCGCGGCATCCTCTCTCGGAGCGTGCCCTCGCGGAATACCGCGGCATGCCGCCCGAGGCGGTCCGCGGGGCCGCCGCGGGATCGCTCTTCGAGATCGGCTCGCACACGCGCACGCACCCGTACCTTCCGCTCCAGAGCCTTCCGGCGCAGCGCCGCGAGATCGCCGGAAGCCGGGCGGAGCTCGAGCGGATCAGCGGAACGCCCGTCCGCTACTTCGCGTACCCGGGCGGAGACTACGACCGGACCGCGCTCGCGCTCGTCGCCGAAGGGGGCTACGAGGCGGCGTTCGCGACGGTCTCCCGGCGGCTGGGAGACGAGCGTCTGGAGATCGAGCGCATCGGCATCTACTCGGCGCCGCTCTGGAAGGTCGCGCTGAAGGAGGCGGGGATCGTTCCGGTCGCCCGCCGCCTGGGAGTCCAGATTGGCTGAAGCCGTGCTTTCCCGGCCGGCGCCGGATCGCCGTTTCGCGCGCCGCGAAGCCGACGCCGCGTTCTGGACGCGGGCGATCGTCGTCGTCACGCTCCTCCTCTGGGCGGCCGGGCTCGTGATCGGGTTCGAGCGGGCGCTCGCGGCCGTGACGCTCGTCGGGTTCGCCGCGGCGATCGCGGGCCTCGCGCGCCCGGCGCTCGGTCTCATGGGAATCGGCGTGCTCTGCGCGGTCGACGGGTTCGCCCGCTCGATCCTCGCGGGCGGACGGATCTTCCGCTGGAACACGTTCAACTACTGGCTCCTCGTCGTCATGCTGCTGAACCTGCCCGGGCTCGTGAGGCTCCGCGACGTTCACTCGCGGCTCCTCGCGATCTTCATCCTCGTCCTCGGTCTCGGCGTCGTGATCAGCCCCCTCAAGAGCGAAGGGATCGAGACGACGCTGTCCGCCGCGACGTCCTTCGGGATCCTCGTCTACGCCCTTCGCGCCGGCCGGAGCCGGAACGCCTGGCTCGGCCTCGCCGCAACGACGGGAACGGCGGCGGCCGCGGCGAGCTTCGTGTTCCTCCTCCAGCGCGACCGCTTTCCGTCCGTCAACCCGAACGTGTGGGTGTTCTGCCCGCTCACGGGCATCTTCGCGATCGCGATCGGCTTCACCGCCGCGCGGCGCCCGCGGACGCAGCTCGCGCTCGGGGTGATCGCGACGATCGACATGGTCTGGGTGTTCCTGACGGGGAGCCGCGGCGGGATCGCCCTCGCCCTCCTCGCGATGGGCTATCTCCTCTTCGCGATGCGCGGGGGGGGCGCGCGGCTCGCCGCGATCGCGGCCGGCGTCCTCCTCGTGTCGCTGCTGACGGCGCGGTTCGCGGGGCTCGACGAGTACAGCCGCCGGCGCGTGGACAAGATCCTCGACGCGCAGGAGGGACTGCGGGAGCGGACGAGCGGACGCTCCGACCTCGTCCTCGGCGCGTGGTACATGTTCCGCGACCATCCTCTCGGCGTCGGGACGGGCGGGTTCGCGCCGAGCTGGTCGAAGCTGGGGATTCGCAAGGGGATGACCGACTACGCGTACGGCGCCGCGAAGGAGGCGCACGCCGCGTGGGCGAAAACGCTCGCGGAGAACGGGGCGATCGGTTTCGCGCTTCTCTTCGCGTACGTCGTCTCTTTCGCCGCGGCGGGCCTCCGGCGCCCGCCGGCGCGTTCGCTCGCCTTCCTGACGTCGGCGGTGCTCTTCGCGGCGTTCTTCTCGACGGAGTTCGCCGGAAAGGGGCT from Thermoanaerobaculia bacterium includes:
- a CDS encoding polysaccharide deacetylase family protein; the encoded protein is MILLYHGIVADEAPPERSCAAQALPAAAFVRHLEWIRRRRRIVPMAEYLESRRRRRIAALTFDDGLARTFENAEPYLRAEGIPATFFVSTAHVETRDLLWFPALDALCFEGEYASVDAGGDVLPLGTLEEKRRARRRLGTLARESGDPAAFSAALLARHPLSERALAEYRGMPPEAVRGAAAGSLFEIGSHTRTHPYLPLQSLPAQRREIAGSRAELERISGTPVRYFAYPGGDYDRTALALVAEGGYEAAFATVSRRLGDERLEIERIGIYSAPLWKVALKEAGIVPVARRLGVQIG
- a CDS encoding O-antigen ligase family protein — its product is MAEAVLSRPAPDRRFARREADAAFWTRAIVVVTLLLWAAGLVIGFERALAAVTLVGFAAAIAGLARPALGLMGIGVLCAVDGFARSILAGGRIFRWNTFNYWLLVVMLLNLPGLVRLRDVHSRLLAIFILVLGLGVVISPLKSEGIETTLSAATSFGILVYALRAGRSRNAWLGLAATTGTAAAAASFVFLLQRDRFPSVNPNVWVFCPLTGIFAIAIGFTAARRPRTQLALGVIATIDMVWVFLTGSRGGIALALLAMGYLLFAMRGGGARLAAIAAGVLLVSLLTARFAGLDEYSRRRVDKILDAQEGLRERTSGRSDLVLGAWYMFRDHPLGVGTGGFAPSWSKLGIRKGMTDYAYGAAKEAHAAWAKTLAENGAIGFALLFAYVVSFAAAGLRRPPARSLAFLTSAVLFAAFFSTEFAGKGLWLLAGSATALLAYFPRVAGTAAARAASARVAAGGAR